The region CGGCCGGGGAAGTCGGTGGGCAGCCAGGACGCGGACGCCCGCACGCGCGCGTGGAGGTACGACACATAGGCGTCCCGGACCTCGCCGGGGGTCGCGAAGCCCGCCTCGATCTCCAGCCAGGCGTCCGGTACCTCGGCCAGCACCTCGCGCAGCAGCTTCTCCGTCACGCGGGGCGCCAGTTCGGCGTCGGCGGCGCGGGTGTCCGGGGCATGGCGGCCGAGGGCGTGACGGCGGAAGTCGTAGGCCTTCTCCGGCGCCGACAGGTCCCACCGGTGGTGGAAGACGAGGGCGGCGCCGTGGTCGATCAGCCACAGCCGCGGCGGTGCGATGCCGAAGGTGGGCCAGACCATCAGGTTGGAACTGTGCGTCGTACGGTCCACGTTGACGGTGAGGGCGTCCAGCCAGACGATCCGGCCCGCCTCCAGTGGATCCACGTCGAACGAGGCCGCAGTCTCCGGGGTGAAGTCCTTCGCGCCCGGCAGGTAGTCCATACCGAGGTTGAGGCCGGCGCTGGCCCGCAGCAGGTCCTGGACCTCCTGGTGGGGCTCGTGAGCGCCGATGGCCGGGTCGAAGTGGACGAGGACCAGCTCGGGGAAGCGCAGCCCCAGGGCGCGTGCCAGTTCCCCGACGACCACCTCGGCGACCAGTGCCTTGCGGCCCTGCGCGGAGCCGGTGAACTTCACGACGTAGGTGCCGAGGTCGTCGGCCTCGACGACTCCGGGCACGGAGCCGCCGGAGCGCAGGGGCTCGACGTAGCGGGTCGCGTCGACCTCTCTCAGCATCCTCCAAGGCCCAACAAGTCGTTCTCCTTACATTTCCTCCGGCATGAAGTGAGCATAGTAACCAGGCGTGACAGCTGAGAAGGAGTGCCCGAGCCATGGCGCCGGCGTCACCACGGACTCCCGCGCCCTCAGCATGATCGAGGCACAGGTGTGACGCAGCACGTGGAAGCCGTCCTTCGGCGCCGCCTCCCACGTGCCGGCTTCCAGGTGTAGGTGTTCCGGTGAAGGTGTTCCACGTGTTCACCGCCACGGCGTTGCCGAACCGCGTGGTGAGCAAAAGAGAGCTGTCCGACGAACCGGAGAACCTGCTGGTGGTCCCCGGGTACCACCGGGGCAGCCCCAGCCGTCCGGCACCGCCGTACGCGGTGTGCGCGGGGCCGGGGGCCTCGGTCCAGTCGGACCGTCTCGCCCGCGAGGGGTGTGCGGGCAGGAGAGCGGTGCGCACGGGCACTCGCAACGGTGCCCCCGGCGCGGACGTGACTGGCCCTGGCAGGGAGAATCCGCACACCACGACAACAACGACGAAGAGGGAGAGCCCGTGACCAGACCGGCCCCGCGCTACGGCACGGCCCTGTATGCGGTATCCGCGACCTGCGCCGCCATAGGCGCCCTGCTGTGGATGCGCGGGCAGACCAGCGCGCCCCCCAGGTACTACGGAGCCTTCCTGGCGGCCGACAGCTACACCCCGTCGGCCTGGCGGGTGTGGTCACCGGCAGTGCCCGAAGAACGTCTTGGCCTGTACCTCGTCGCGGCCGGGCTGGTGCTGGCTGTGGCGGCGCGCCTGTTCTCCGTCCGGCGCGGCTGAGCAACGCCAGGACCAGCTGACGAGGACATCATGCTGCTGGACGCGCACGACGACACCGTCACCGAGATGGCGCACGGCGCCTTCGGCGGCCCGCTCGGCCGCCGAAACCCTGAAGCGACCCCGGCCGCCCCATCGCGGGGCTCTACCGACCCGCCGCCGGCGAACTGCTCGACGCCGCCGCCGGCGGCTCTCCCGCGGCTCACACACGGGCGACTCGAACACGCCGTCATCCAGGCCGCCGCCCGGCCGACCGCTTGATCTGCGCCCGCGACGGCGACGGCGACACCAGCCGCCTCGGATCGCACAGCCTCTGCCATGCCACCCGGCCCCCCAGTCTCGGCTTCGCGTGCTGACGGGGGTGTGTTGTCCGGTGGTCCGGGGGACCATGGAACTCCAAGCGCCTGCGGACGCGGACAGGCCGCGCTCCAGGCCGGCGGATGGCCCCGCCGGTCGGTGGAAGGAGTGCCGCGATGAGCGAAGCCGAATGGCCTCCAGCGGACCCCGACCGGGCAGAGAGCACCCGTCCGGAGGGCGAGCCGTCGCAGCCGAGCGGCCTGATGGACCTTCTCGCTGTCGCGGCGGTGCTGCTGGACGCCGAAGGCCGGATCGTCCTGTGGAGCCCGCAGGCCGAGGCCCTGTTCGGCTACACCGCGCACGAAGCGCTCGGGCGGTACGCTGCCCGGCTCCTCGTCCACGAAGACCGCGTCGACTGGGTGATCAGGACATTCGCCGAGGTGATGGAGAGCGGCCGGAGCTGGGCCGGCACGTTCCCCATCCGGTGCAAGGACGGCAGCACCCGGCCGGTGGAGCTGCGCAACATGCGGCTGCTGGACGACCGCGGCGACTTCTACGCACTCGGGCTCGGCACCGACTCCGCCATGCTGCGCGAGCTGGAGCGGGACGTCGCCCTGTCCACCCGTCTGATCTCCCAGTCCCCCATCGGGATCGCCATCCTCGATACCGACCTGAAGTACGTGGCCGTCAACCCGGCCCTGGAGCGCATGCACGGCATCCCCGCGAAGGACCACCTCGGCCGCCACTACCGCGACATCATGAAGGACTCGAAGTTCGAGGTGGCCGAGGCCGCGATGCGGCAGGTTCTCACCACCGGGATCCCGCTGGTCGACCAGGCCACCATCGTCGGCCGCACCCCAGCAGACCTTGAGCACAAACACGCCTGGTCGATCTCGTTGTACCGGCTGGAGGACCCCCATGGCCACATTCTGGGGGTGGCCGACCTCGTGGTGGAGGTCACCGAGCGGTACCAGGCGGCGATGGCGGCCACCGAGACGCGACGGCGCCTCGCCCTGATCGCCAACGGTTCCGCCCGTATCGGCACCAGCCTGGAGGTCGACCAGACCGCCCAGGAGCTGGCCGAGGTCACCGTCCCCGACTTCGCCGACCTGGTCACCGTCGACGTCCTCGACTCCGTACTCGACGAACACCGTCCCGCCTCCCGCGACGGGACCACGCTCTTCCGCGCCCTCGCGGTCAAGGCCGCCTATCCCACCGACGCCGTCCGCGCCGCCACCCCGCCCGGGCACATCGCCGCCTACGACAGCGACCGCCTGGCCCCCGAGTGCGTGCGCACCGGCCGTCCCCTCCTGATCCGCCACGCCGACGGCAACGACCTGACGCGCATCGCCCGCGACGAGCACGCCGCCACCCTGCTGGCCCGCGCCGGAGTGCACTCCTACCTGGCCGTCCCGCTCACCGCCCGCGGCACCGTCCTCGGCTTCATGGGTCTGGCCCGCGCCCGCGACCCACGGCCCTTCGACGAGGACGACCTCGCCATCGCAGCCGAGCTGGCCTTCCGCGCCGCGGTGTGCATCGACAACGCCCGTACGCACCAGAGCGTGCGCAACGCCGCCGAGACCCTGCAGCGCAGTCTGCTCCCCGAGCACCCGCCCCACCGGCCCGGCCTTGCTGTCGCCTCCCGCTACCTGCCCGCCCAGGCCGCCTACGAAATCGGCGGCGACTGGTACGACGTCCTTCCCCTCGGCGGCGACAAGACAGCACTGGTCGTGGGCGATGTCATGGGCAGCGGCATCGACGCCGCGGCCACCATGGGCCGCCTGCGCACCGCCACCACCGCCTTCGCCCGCCTCGACCTCGACCCCGCCCAGGTCCTCGAGCACCTCGACGCGATCACTTCCGGGCTGGAGCAGTACATCGCCACCTGCCTCTACGCCGCCTACGACCCGCACGACGCCACGTGCCGCATCGCCAACGCAGGCCATCTGCCCCCCGTCCTCATCCGCCGCGGCAAGCAACCCCATCTGCTCGACCTGCCCACCGGCACCCCCCTCGGCGTTGGCGGCATCCCCTTCGAAACCACCACGGTCCCCTTCGGCCCTGGCGACCAGCTGGTCCTGTACACCGACGGACTGGTCGAAACCCGCCACCACCCCATCGACGAACGCCTCCGCACCCTCCTCCGCCTGCTCGAGACACCCGACTCCTCGCTGGAAGAAACCTGCGACCGGCTCCTTCACGAACTCCGGCACCCCGACATCCACGACGACGTCGCGCTACTGATCGCCCGCGCACGCCCCTTCACACCGGGCCGAGGAGCAGCCTGACCAACCCGGGCAACGCGGGCCACACCGTCGGCGCCCTGGCCATATCCCTGACATCCGAACCGGTCTGGGCGTTGCCGGATGCGCCGGTCAGGAGCCGACGGCGCGGCCCGTCGCGATGAAGCGGAATGCCGGGCCGAGTACCGTGCGGCCTCCTGCGGTGCGCGGCATCTCTGCCAACTGGTGCGCCTGCTTCTCCAGTTGGGTCATCAGCTCGGCGGCGCGTCTGAGTTCGCCGGGGTGGCCGTCGAAGACGCTCTGCAGCACAACGAGCATCGTGGTGTACGTCTGGTCGCAGGCTTCCGCGGCTTTCCGTTGGGGTGATCCTTCGGGCAGGCGGCTGGTGTCCGGGTCGTCGATCATCGGGTAGATCCCCTTGGGGTCCAACTCGACCGGGGAGCCCTCGAAGCGCCATTGGCCGCTGCGGTAGACCATGCGGCGCCCCTCGACGATCTCCTGAAACCGGTAGTAGTGCGCCAGTTCCTCGGACGGTGCGGCTGCCGGAACCCCGCCCGGCGTGCCGTTGTCGGCAGCGGGGGCGAGCCTGTGGCCGTCTGCCGCGTGGGCTGTCGGGGCACTGGTGGCCACCGCGGGCACGGCGAACGCGGCGGCACCTTCGAGCGCCGTACGACGGCTGATCTCCGGGTTCATCGGCGGGTACCCTCCGGGGCGGGTGCGGACTGCGGACCGGTACCGGACGTGCGAGGCAACGGTCCTGTGGTCGGATCGGTGGGGGAGCCCTCTCCTTGGCGGATGATCTCCAGGACGGCCCAGAGCGCAGTATGCGCGTCGGTCACCCGGTAGAGCCGACCGGGTGCATCGGGCCAGGTGACCTGACGGGCGGGGTCCCCGGTGAACAGGGCCTCGCGGGTGTCGAGGCCGATGATGGCAGCGGCGATCTGCTGGTAGAACCAGCCCAGGGTGCCGTCGTCGTAAACGGCCTCCTGGAAGAACTTCCGCGGCGCGTGCAGGACTTCGTCCGGGCAGTCCCGGATCTCGCCCTGCTCGGTGAGGATGATGTCGTGGGCTTCCAGGTCGGCCAGGGCCCGGCGGCCGGCCGGATTCAGCGGGACATGAGGCGTCTCGATGGCCATGAAGACCTCCCGCACGTGCTCCACGGAGCAGCGTCGCAGCGAGACGGTCAGATCGGGCATCACCCCTCCCGGCAGCGGCCCCGGATACCGCGGGACGGTGCCGGGATGTGCGATCTGCGGGGTGGCACCGATCGCGTTGAGGATGTTGGCCACCAGCGCCATGTGCAGCATCTCCTGCATCACCACGCTGCGGATGATGCCGGCGACCTCCCGGTTACGGTCCGGCCGAAGGGAGAACAGCGCGTACAAGTAGGGCGGGATCGTGGCGTGCTCCAGTACCAGCGCCGTCTGCAGAGCCTTTTGCAGCCCCCGACGATCCTTGATGTCCACCCACCTGGCACTGAGATCGGCCGTAGCGCCGTCACGCGGCTTCGTACGGCCAGGACTCACGTGAGGCATGTCCGCCCCTCCGTTCCAGTCGACTGGCCCGGACCCGTGTCCGCGACCTGAGTGGCACCGTGGCACAGCTCCGGAACGAAAGCCGTGATTGAACCGCCGCCTGAACCGCTTTCGCGCTATCAGGCGAACCTCCGCCTGGTACGGCGTAAGCCGTTGAGAGGCAAACGGCGCGACGCCGGGCGAGTCCAGGGACATGCAGGATCATGCTGCCGGTCGACGCTGCGTCAGCAGCAGGCGCCCGCGCCGAAGCATGTGCTGTTCCGCGGCGCCGGCACACACCGCACTCGGCGCGCCCGAACGACTGGATCTCCTCCCGCGCCTGTTCGGACATTGCCTGATGAGCACCAGGCGTCCGTGCGACGCGCCCCGTCGAGGTCGGCCCACGCCCATCCTCTGCGCCGGTGCGTCCAGCGTTCAGGCCGCGGTGATGGGGACCCCCGATTTCAGAGGTCTCTGTCAGCGGCACGGAAGACGTACGCCGTCATCGGGGCGGTGACCGGCCCCGGGCCCAGCCTTGCCGTCATCTCCTCGATGACGGTGGCCCGGGCAGCCGGTCCGCCGCCGCGCTCCTCAACGGCCGCGCTCACCGGTGTCCCGGTGAGGTACCCGGTGGCAAGGTCGGCGGTCGACGCGGCCCGGCCCTGAAGCGTCAGCTCCTGCTCGTCCTCGACTGCGAACCCGGCGGCCGCCAGATCAGCGGCCACGACAGCGGGGTCGGCATAGCCGTGCGGAACCATCTGAAAGAACCGTGGCGGGTCGACCGGAAAGGCCCGCTCCAGCCCAGCCTGCAGCGCGACTTCGAAGGCGTGCGTCCCGAGCGGGCCCCAGGTGTTGAACAGGAATCGGCCGCCCGGGGCCAGCACCCGGTGGATCTCGGTGAAGGCATCGATGCGGTTGGGGAAGAACATCACACCGAACTGGCAGACCACCAGGTCGAAGGCTCCGTCTGGGAACGGCAGTTGCTGCGCGTCGGCCTGCCGCCACACCGCGCCCGGAGCCCGGGTCGACCCGAAAGTGACCATCGCCTCGTTCAGGTCGGTGGCCGTCACCTCGGCCGTGGGTGCCGCTGCGAGCAGGTCCGCTGTCAACACGCCGGTCCCCGCAGCGAGTTCGAGGATTCGCCGCGGCTGGAGTGCCACCGCCCGGGCGGTCAGATCCTCGGCGAACGGCCGGAAGACCACCGGCACGAGGTACTGCTCATAGGCCGCCGGCATGGATTCGGACCATCGCCGGTCCGCATTGGTTCCTGTCACCCTCATGACGGTAGCGCCGCGTCAGGAATCCTCTTCCTTGCCGCGCCGCCATGCACCCTGGAGCTGGACCCACCCGACAAGGCGGCAGGGCAGACGTTCTCTGACGGGCACTGGTCGACCCGGGGTCGCAGTGTGACCGTTCGTCTTCAGCCCCTTCATGGCCTCGTCGAAGGTGTTGATCGCGTCGTGACAGACGCCGTGGACGAGCGCGGTCCGGCGAAACACCCCGCCGACCTGTGATCCCACAGCTGCTCGCCGCAGCGCACCACCCTGGAGCGGCAACATTGAAGGAGCTCATTGATGGGGATGTTGTGTGCCTGTCCAACTCAACGCCTGTCACAGCTGCTTGGCGTCTACACTGAGCCCGGATACCGTCGGCTCTTCGGGGGAACGGACGATGGACGGCGAGACGAGAACAACACCGGAACCCGCACCGGATCCGGGAGCGGATCCGGATCCGGCACAGCCCGCGTCGCCGGAGCCTCGACCGCCCGAGCCGGAGCCCGAGCCCGAGCCGGAGCCCGAGCCGGGAGGACCGCCGCCTCGCCCGTCCCTGTTGCGACGGCTGCGTACCCTCAGCACCGAGAACAAGATCGCGTTCGCGGGAGTGCTGATCAGCCTCGTCGGCCTCGCCGTTCCCCTCGCCGTGCAGCTGGTGCACGCCATCTCACAGGGCGACAACCTGTCCCTGCAGATCACTCCGGTGAACGACGTCTGCAACTACAGCTGGATGGTCAGCGACGGGAGCAGAGAACTCGAACCACGTCTCCAGACGGCCGACGAGGACCAGCTCGTCAGCTGGATCCGTGAGGGCCAAATCGTGCGCCTGGACCGGGCGGTCGCCAAAATCACCCTGTTCGGAGCGGGCGATCGCCCGGTTCGGCTTCAGGACGTGTCGTTCACGGTCACCCGCCGCGCCGCCCCGGTACGCGGTGTGAAGATGGTGCCTCCGGGCGGCTGCGGTGCCGGTGGCGACGCGCCGCCCGGCGCCGTGGCCGTGAACCTGGACGCGATCGCCGTCGGCCGCACCGTGTCGCTCGACACCCTGAAGGCCAGCCCCCGGCAGCGGGAGGCCAGAACCGCCGCGCTGCACTACGGCCAACCGCTGGACCTCCCCGCCACCCTGCCCACCCAGGACTACTACACGTTCTATGTCGTCGGCCTCACCGACCGCTACGACTGCTCCTGGCGGGCGATGCTCACCTGGTGGGACGGCGAGAAGCAGCACCGGACCACGGTCGGCGACCACAGCGGCGACTTCCGTGTGACGGCGGAACCCCGGTGACCGCCTCGGCGCCCACCGCGTCCCGGACCACCGCCGCTGCCGCACCCCGCATACGCCGTCTCCTGCTGCCGGCCTGTGCGGCGGTCGTCCTCGTCCACGTCTGCGGAACCCTGCCCGTGCAGACCGACTGGGCAGCCCAGTACGGCGGAGGCGGCCATCCAGACGGCGCCGTCGACGCGCTGCGGCTGATCACCGTCTCGCCGGTGTGGCTGGAGCGAGCGGAGACGGGTCTGGGGGCGGTGGCCCAGGAGGCGCTGTGGCTGGCACTGTTCCTGGCTCAACTCTGCCTGGGTTCCGCTCTGTTCCTGCGCAGGCTGGGCACCTCGCGCACGGCTCCCCTGCTGAGTGTGTGGGTCCTGCCCACGCTGGCGCCGATGGCCCACCTGATCGCGCTGCTGCTGATGGGAATCCCCCGGCTCACCGCCTACACCACCGGTGGCGAGGCCCTCACGCAGATCATCCAGCAGGGCCGTGCCGGGACCCAGCACGCCCTGCTGCTGGGGCTGGCCGGCGGTCTCACCGCGGCGGTGGCGGGCGCCCTGGCCGCCCGGGGGCCGGGCACGCCGAACATGTCCCGCCGCCGACTGCTGCGTTATGCCGCGGCCCAGCTCCGGGGTCCCGCTCCCACGCTGGCGCGCAGGATCGGCACGGCCATGGCGGCCGGGCTGCTGTGCTGTCTCCTGATCACGCTCTTCGACTCGCAGTCGGCGCTGGACGCGGTTCGCCTCCCGGCCACGGCCTGGTGCGTCGGCGCCCACTTCCCGTCCACCTGCACCACTGGTATCGCCTACATCGCCCTCGCCGGCCTGCCGGACCGCGGCGACGCGGCTGCGACCGCGATCTGGAGCGTCTTCCCCCTGATCCGCCTCTACGCCTACCTGGCCTGTTTCTGCGTCGCGGTGACCCTCGCCTACCTGCTGCGCACCCTCCCCGGCCTGCGCGCCCGCCACAGCCCACTGCCCCTGATATTCCTGCGCACCTGGGCCACGTATCTCGCCGGGAGCGCCCTCTACGGCGCCGTCCTGGCAGCCGCGATCGCGCTCTATCGCAACAGCACGCACGGACTCGCCGCAAAGGAGTCCCTGATACTCGCCCACTTCCTGTACTCACCCGGCATCGACCAGGCCCTCCTCACCGCCCCCGCAGCGGCTGCCCTGACCACCCTCGTCGTGAGCCTGGTCCGGCGCGCCGCCCGAGGCCGACTCAGCCGCCCGTCCACAGGAACGTGACCGACCGTCACCTCACGGGTGACCGGCTCGAAGAAGCTCACTGCGGACTTCGGCGCAGCGCCGGCCTCGTCGAGGACCAGCAGTCGGCGCAGGCCGAAGTCTCCGATGAAGTGCCGCTTGCCGCTGGGCCACCGCGCAGCGGGACGTCCGCGCACTCCGGGTCGTGCGCCACCGACAGATGGATGAGGAGTTCGAGCCGCTGGTCATGGTGCTGTCCGGAAGCCGCACCGGTAGCTGGTCGAGGACCAGGTCCTGAAGCGGTACGTCCGTCACCGGCCGCTCGGGGGCGCCGTCCGGGTGGTGCGGCTCGGCGTCCAGGATGGCCCGGTCCTTGGCGTCCTTCTCCATCCGGTGGCCGGCGGCAGCGGTGGCCACCGGATCACCGTGTGCGGCCGCCCACCGTGAGTACCCCGTCCGACCGGCTCGGGACGGCCGGATACAGTGCGCGCGACCGTAGCCTGGTTACTCAAGGAGGGGAAGCGTGACCGACACCAGCGAAACCCGATCCGCCGACAGTGCGGCGCACACGACTCAGCAGAGCCGCCTGCACCGCCTGATGCGCTACCTCCCCCTGATCGCCCCCGTCCTGCTGTGGACCGTGCCCTGCTGGCTGCTGCTGCACACCGGCCAGCACTGGACGCTCCCTGTCACGCTCGCCGGCACCGCCCTGTTCGCCCTCGGCCTGATCGGTATGCCGCTCGCGATGGCGCGCGGCCACGGCCGACGCCAGGAGGACCGGGCAGCGATCGTCGGAGACACCCTGCTGGGCACCAGCTGGGTTCTGTTCACCTGGTCCATTCTGCTCGGCGTCCCCTTGCGGCTCGCCCTGGCCGTGGCCGGCGTCGGTGAGAGTCAGGACCGGGCCCGGATCGTCACCTGGGCCGTCCTCGGCACAGCCACGATGCTGCTCACCTGGGGGTACGCCGAGGCCCGCCGGGTACCGCGGGTACGCCGCCTCGACGTGCGACTCCCGCGCCTGGGAGCCGGGTTGGACGGCACCCGGGTCGTCCTCATCACCGACACCCACTACGGCCCGCTCGACCGCGCCCGCTGGTCGGCACGGGTGTGCGAGACGGTGAACACCCTGGAGGCCGACCTGGTCTGCCACACCGGCGACATCGCGGACGGCACGGCAGAACGCCGCCGCGCCCAGGCCGTCCCACTCGGCACCGTGCGAGCCACCCGGGCCCGGGTCTACGTCACCGGCAACCACGAGTACTACAGCGAGGCCCAGGGCTGGGTCGACCTGATGCATGAGCTGGGCTGGGAGCCGCTGCGCAACCGCCATCTGCTGCTCGAACGCGGAGGCGACACCCTCGTGGTCGCCGGCGTGGACGACGTCACCGCCGAATCCTCCGGCCTCGCAGGCCACCGCGCCCACCTCGCCGGAGCACTGAACGGCGCCGACCCCGACCTACCCGTCCTGCTCCTCGCCCACCAGCCCAAGTTCATCGACCGGGCGGCAGCCGCCGGCATCGACCTCCAGCTCTCCGGCCACACCCACGGCGGCCAGATCTGGCCCTTCCACCACCTCGTCCGCCTCGACCAGCCCGCCCTCGCCGGCCTCAGCCACCACGGCCCCCGCACCCTCCTCTACACCAGCCGCGGCACCGGCTTCTGGGGCCCGCCCTTCCGCGTCTTCGCCCCCAGCGAGATCACCCTGCTCGTACTCCGCTCCCCACAGCGGCCCCCCACGCCGTAGCGCGGGGACCGGCCGCAGTCGGCCTACGGCCTGACCTCCGCCTCCCCCGCCAGGGCGGAGGTGACCGCACACACGGAGCCGGCACACCGCGTCATTCCGAAGGAATACGAAACTCGAATTCGGGGCGGTCCCACGGCACGGCGGGCGGGTTCGCGAACGCCGTCCCGGTCCGCACCGCACCGACGCGGTAGTAGAAGTTCTCGGCGGGAACGTGCGACACGACCCTGAGACGGTCGATCCCGGCCGCACGGGCCTCGGACTGCATGTGCGCGACGAGTAGCCGTCCGATTCCCCGCCCTTGCACATCGTCGGCGACGAACAGCAGGTCGAGCTCCGGTGGAGCAAGGACGAGCAAGTAGAACCCGAGGATCCGGCCCCCGGGGTCGTCGGCGCCGACGGCCACAAAGGCCCGGTGGGCCTCGATGTAGTCAGGACCGACCCGGTAGCCCTCGACTGCGGCTGCGTACTTACCCTCATAGGCGCCTGAGCCACGCACCAGCCGCGTGAGCCGTTTGGCATCCCGCGCGACGGCCCTCCGTATCGTGATCGGCCGGCTGATCGGAGAAGTGCGTGAACCCATCGGGAGAGTA is a window of Streptomyces sp. B21-083 DNA encoding:
- a CDS encoding HipA family kinase: MLREVDATRYVEPLRSGGSVPGVVEADDLGTYVVKFTGSAQGRKALVAEVVVGELARALGLRFPELVLVHFDPAIGAHEPHQEVQDLLRASAGLNLGMDYLPGAKDFTPETAASFDVDPLEAGRIVWLDALTVNVDRTTHSSNLMVWPTFGIAPPRLWLIDHGAALVFHHRWDLSAPEKAYDFRRHALGRHAPDTRAADAELAPRVTEKLLREVLAEVPDAWLEIEAGFATPGEVRDAYVSYLHARVRASASWLPTDFPGREELAAEDARRAAKTQRDRPAWLKQVPDLHGKPAAEQDWSVHLG
- a CDS encoding SpoIIE family protein phosphatase, with amino-acid sequence MSEAEWPPADPDRAESTRPEGEPSQPSGLMDLLAVAAVLLDAEGRIVLWSPQAEALFGYTAHEALGRYAARLLVHEDRVDWVIRTFAEVMESGRSWAGTFPIRCKDGSTRPVELRNMRLLDDRGDFYALGLGTDSAMLRELERDVALSTRLISQSPIGIAILDTDLKYVAVNPALERMHGIPAKDHLGRHYRDIMKDSKFEVAEAAMRQVLTTGIPLVDQATIVGRTPADLEHKHAWSISLYRLEDPHGHILGVADLVVEVTERYQAAMAATETRRRLALIANGSARIGTSLEVDQTAQELAEVTVPDFADLVTVDVLDSVLDEHRPASRDGTTLFRALAVKAAYPTDAVRAATPPGHIAAYDSDRLAPECVRTGRPLLIRHADGNDLTRIARDEHAATLLARAGVHSYLAVPLTARGTVLGFMGLARARDPRPFDEDDLAIAAELAFRAAVCIDNARTHQSVRNAAETLQRSLLPEHPPHRPGLAVASRYLPAQAAYEIGGDWYDVLPLGGDKTALVVGDVMGSGIDAAATMGRLRTATTAFARLDLDPAQVLEHLDAITSGLEQYIATCLYAAYDPHDATCRIANAGHLPPVLIRRGKQPHLLDLPTGTPLGVGGIPFETTTVPFGPGDQLVLYTDGLVETRHHPIDERLRTLLRLLETPDSSLEETCDRLLHELRHPDIHDDVALLIARARPFTPGRGAA
- a CDS encoding ferritin-like domain-containing protein — translated: MPHVSPGRTKPRDGATADLSARWVDIKDRRGLQKALQTALVLEHATIPPYLYALFSLRPDRNREVAGIIRSVVMQEMLHMALVANILNAIGATPQIAHPGTVPRYPGPLPGGVMPDLTVSLRRCSVEHVREVFMAIETPHVPLNPAGRRALADLEAHDIILTEQGEIRDCPDEVLHAPRKFFQEAVYDDGTLGWFYQQIAAAIIGLDTREALFTGDPARQVTWPDAPGRLYRVTDAHTALWAVLEIIRQGEGSPTDPTTGPLPRTSGTGPQSAPAPEGTRR
- a CDS encoding class I SAM-dependent methyltransferase; this translates as MRVTGTNADRRWSESMPAAYEQYLVPVVFRPFAEDLTARAVALQPRRILELAAGTGVLTADLLAAAPTAEVTATDLNEAMVTFGSTRAPGAVWRQADAQQLPFPDGAFDLVVCQFGVMFFPNRIDAFTEIHRVLAPGGRFLFNTWGPLGTHAFEVALQAGLERAFPVDPPRFFQMVPHGYADPAVVAADLAAAGFAVEDEQELTLQGRAASTADLATGYLTGTPVSAAVEERGGGPAARATVIEEMTARLGPGPVTAPMTAYVFRAADRDL
- a CDS encoding metallophosphoesterase; this translates as MTDTSETRSADSAAHTTQQSRLHRLMRYLPLIAPVLLWTVPCWLLLHTGQHWTLPVTLAGTALFALGLIGMPLAMARGHGRRQEDRAAIVGDTLLGTSWVLFTWSILLGVPLRLALAVAGVGESQDRARIVTWAVLGTATMLLTWGYAEARRVPRVRRLDVRLPRLGAGLDGTRVVLITDTHYGPLDRARWSARVCETVNTLEADLVCHTGDIADGTAERRRAQAVPLGTVRATRARVYVTGNHEYYSEAQGWVDLMHELGWEPLRNRHLLLERGGDTLVVAGVDDVTAESSGLAGHRAHLAGALNGADPDLPVLLLAHQPKFIDRAAAAGIDLQLSGHTHGGQIWPFHHLVRLDQPALAGLSHHGPRTLLYTSRGTGFWGPPFRVFAPSEITLLVLRSPQRPPTP
- a CDS encoding GNAT family N-acetyltransferase — encoded protein: MGSRTSPISRPITIRRAVARDAKRLTRLVRGSGAYEGKYAAAVEGYRVGPDYIEAHRAFVAVGADDPGGRILGFYLLVLAPPELDLLFVADDVQGRGIGRLLVAHMQSEARAAGIDRLRVVSHVPAENFYYRVGAVRTGTAFANPPAVPWDRPEFEFRIPSE